A part of Anolis sagrei isolate rAnoSag1 chromosome 3, rAnoSag1.mat, whole genome shotgun sequence genomic DNA contains:
- the SCML2 gene encoding sex comb on midleg-like protein 2 isoform X3, translated as MKLEAHDPRNVTSVCIATVIGITGARLRLRLDGSDNKNDFWRLVDSSDIQQIGTCEKKGGMLQPPLGFQMNASSWPMFLLRTLNGAEMAPSSFFKKEPPKPTPNCFKVGMKLEAIDRKNPYLICPATIGDVKGDEVFITFDGWRGAFDYWCKYDSRDIFPVGWCNLTGDALQPPGNSVSSVKNNSKAQTSPSKVNRRSMQSPQKSAPPAPVIAPRGRKPSRGKPTPPSTALRKGRSPKNIPVTKNASHKENFKKRKQGLKPGRKKKILAVQTPVFSPTLTSAKVDSSTPQLHKDGPGITGAMAAVISTVCVYVNKHGNSGPHLDKKKVQLLPDHFGPGPVNVVLQQAVQACVDCAHQSKNVFGLLKSGHHAGEMITASFDGEKHAISLPSVNSASFVLRFLEKLCHSLQCDNLFSSQPFSPYMGSAHSPTEYDRNKTAKEEMSDNRNSKRYPQDSPPYTAPLSPKLPRTEAQPSEAETLPSEENGTPKEHRFSEDSMDSALNSVNPSKPNCRNSIEYRTSGNAASYRNSLPPVTATSKAAPILQRLSSSSAGNTSYYEVNRNRLQRRIEAASSTTGPDLSALKREPSRPLNKDPSVWSIEEVMRFVKEADPQALAPHAELFRRHEIDGKALLLLRSDMIMKYMGLKLGPALKLCYHIERLKQGKY; from the exons GGTTCCAGATGAATGCTTCGTCTTGGCCAATGTTTCTGCTAAGAACGCTAAATGGAGCTGAAATGGCACCATCGTCGTTCTTTAAGAAG GAACCTCCCAAGCCAACTCCTAACTGTTTTAAAGTTGGAATGAAGTTGGAAGCAATAGACAGAAAAAACCCGTATTTAATATGCCCAGCAACCATTGGGGATGTTAAAGGAGAtgaagtttttattacttttgatgGCTGGCGAGGGGCATTTGACTACTGGTGTAAATATGATTCGCGGGACATCTTTCCTGTTGGATGGTGCAACTTAACAGGAGATGCTCTACAACCACCAGGGAACAGTG TTTCTAGTGTGAAGAATAATTCAAAAGCTCAGACATCTCCTTCAAAAGTGAACCGCCGCTCAATGCAGTCTCCACAAAAATCAGCTCCCCCAGCTCCTGTCATTGCACCAAGAGGCAGGAAACCTAGTCGTGGAAAACCAACACCTCCATCTACAGCCCTTAGGAAAGGCAGATCTCCTAAAAATATCCCTGTGACAAAAAACGCATCTCATAAGGAAAACTTCAAAAAAAGGAAACAAGGCTTAAAACCTGGAAGGAAG aaaaaaatcttaGCGGTGCAAACTCCAGTATTTTCTCCTACCCTTACTTCTGCAAAGGTGGACAGTAGCACCCCTCAGCTACATAAAGATGGGCCTGGTATCACTGGTGCAATGGCTGCAGTCATTTCTACAG tttGTGTCTATGTTAACAAACATGGAAACTCTGGCCCTCACCTGGACAAAAAGAAGGTACAGCTGCTGCCAGATCACTTTGGACCGGGTCCCGTGAATGTGGTGCTTCAGCAAGCTGTACAAGCCTGTGTAGATTGTGCTCATCAATCAAAAAATGTTTTTGGATTACTCAAGTCAGGACATCATGCTGGAGAGATGATCACtg CATCCTTTGATGGAGAAAAGCATGCCATCAGTCTTCCTTCTGTAAACAGTGCGTCATTTGTCCTGCGCTTTTTGGAGAAACTCTGCCACAGCCTACAATGTGATAATCTTTTTAGTAGCCAGCCCTTTAGTCCTTATATGGGAAGTGCACATAGTCCCACTGAATATGATAGAAACAAGACAG CAAAAGAAGAAATGTCAGACAACAGAAATTCAAAACGGTATCCTCAGGATTCACCACCCTACACTGCCCCATTATCTCCTAAACTCCCAAGGACTGAAGCCCAACCATCAGAAG CAGAAACTCTGCCGAGTGAAGAAAATGGCACCCCTAAAGAACACAGGTTTTCTGAGGACTCAATGGATTCTGCACTTAATTCAGTCAATCCCTCAAAACCGAACTGCCGGAATTCCATTGAATATCGTACCTCAGGGAATGCAGCCTCTTACAGGAATTCTCTCCCACCGGTCACCGCTACCTCAAAAGCAGCACCAATCCTGCAGAGACTATCATCGAGTTCTGCTGGGAACACCAGCTATTATGAAGTCAATAGGAATAGACTCCAGAGGAGGATTGAAG CTGCTAGCTCTACAACAGGACCGGACCTCAGTGCACTGAAACGGGAGCCTTCCCGCCCGCTCAACAAGGACCCTTCTGTGTGGTCAATAGAAGAAGTGATGCGATTTGTGAAAGAAGCTGATCCTCAGGCATTAGCACCCCATGCAGAACTCTTCAGAAGACAT GAAATTGATGGGAAAGCGCTCTTGCTATTGAGAAGTGATATGATAATGAAATATATGGGGCTCAAGTTGGGGCCAGCATTAAAGCTGTGCTACCACATTGAGAGACTTAAGCAAGGGAAGTACTAG